Proteins encoded together in one Lathyrus oleraceus cultivar Zhongwan6 chromosome 5, CAAS_Psat_ZW6_1.0, whole genome shotgun sequence window:
- the LOC127082029 gene encoding phosphatidylinositol 4-kinase gamma 3 — MKMVNIPVVLVLIRGIQFRFTCDPMHIMETDSIASVKLRIQTFKGFFVKKSKLIFEGKELAQDKSCVRDYGVADGNVLHLVLRFSDLKAITVRTLSGKEFGFYVEKTRNVGYVKQQIARKGQGFFDLADQELVWKGEALEDQRLIEDIGKNSDAVIHLLVRVSDAKVRTKPVEKGFELSIEASSVSDRVPNFAADQLAPLSITNKVPKRNRLTSEFLLEPIFKNSNIKIPPLILELVKITLEGLEKGRKPIRSSEGSGGAYLMHDSSGLKYVSVFKPTDEEPMAINNPRSLPISIDGEGLKKGTRVGQGALRELAAYILDHPRKGPRSYHNNEEQGFAGVPPTVMVKCLHEGFHHPEGYKNVKIGSLQMFMRNIGSCEDMGPSAFPVEEVHKISVLDIRLVNADRHAGNILVAKNGEDDPTVLIPIDHGYCLPESFEDCTFDWLYWPQAQEPYSPDTIEYIKSLNAEDDIKLLKSHGWELPPECARIVHISTMLLQKGAEKGLNPFTIGSIMCRETLKKKSVIEQIIQKAEEAAFPGTSEAAFLDLVSVIMENHLEGLFP, encoded by the exons ATGAAAATGGTGAATATACCGGTCGTTTTAGTCCTCATACGAGGGATTCAATTTAGATTTACCTGTGATCCCATGCATATTATGGAGACGGATTCCATTGCTTCGGTGAAGCTGAGAATTCAAACCTTTAAAGGATTTTTTGTAAAGAAATCGAAACTGATTTTTGAAGGGAAGGAATTGGCTCAGGACAAATCCTGTGTCCGTGATTATGGAGTTGCTGATGGAAATGTTTTGCATCTAGTTCTAAGATTTTCTGATCTTAAAGCTATTACAGTTAGGACTTTATCTGGTAAGGAGTTTGGGTTTTATGTCGAGAAGACTAGGAATGTGGGTTATGTGAAGCAGCAGATTGCAAGGAAAGGGCAAGGGTTCTTCGATCTTGCAGATCAAGAATTGGTATGGAAAGGCGAGGCACTTGAAGACCAGAGACTTATTGAGGACATCGGTAAGAACAGCGATGCTGTGATTCATTTGTTGGTCAGGGTATCAGATGCCAAGGTAAGAACTAAACCAGTAGAAAAGGGTTTTGAATTATCAATTGAGGCATCCTCGGTATCTGATAGAGTACCAAATTTCGCTGCAGACCAGTTAGCGCCACTGTCTATAACAAATAAGGTCCCGAAGAGGAACCGGTTGACTAGTGAATTTCTTTTGGAACCAATTTTTAAGAATTCCAATATCAAAATTCCACCACTGATCCTGGAACTAGTTAAAATTACATTAGAGGGGTTAGAGAAAGGCCGCAAACCAATTCGTTCATCAGAGGGATCGGGAGGAGCTTATCTCATGCATGATTCATCTGGCTTGAAGTATGTTTCAGTTTTCAAGCCTACTGATGAGGAGCCAATGGCAATTAATAATCCTCGCAGCTTACCTATCTCTATCGACGGTGAAGGGTTAAAGAAAGGAACACGAGTAGGGCAAGGTGCGTTGAGAGAACTTGCAGCTTACATCTTGGATCATCCGAGGAAAGGACCTCGCTCATATCACAACAATGAGGAGCAGGGGTTTGCCGGAGTTCCGCCTACAGTTATGGTCAAATGCTTGCATGAAGGGTTCCATCATCCGGAAGGTTACAAGAATGTTAAAATAGGATCACTTCAGATGTTTATGAGGAACATTGGAAGCTGCGAAGATATGGGCCCTAGTGCATTTCCGGTGGAAGAGGTTCACAAGATCTCTGTGCTGGATATCAGGTTGGTAAATGCAGATAGACATGCCGGGAACATTTTGGTTGCCAAGAACGGTGAAGACGACCCAACTGTCCTTATTCCAATTGATCATGGCTATTGCCTACCCGAGAGT TTTGAAGACTGCACTTTTGACTGGTTATACTGGCCACAAGCTCAAGAACCTTACTCCCCAGACACCATTGAGTACATAAAATCTCTTAATGCAGAAGATGATATCAAGCTTTTGAAATCTCATGGATGGGAACTTCCTCCTGAATGCGCCCGGATCGTTCATATATCAACCATGCTTCTTCAGAAAGGTGCAGAGAAAGGACTCAATCCTTTCACTATTGGAAGCATTATGTGTAGAGAAACATTGAAGAAAAAGTCTGTCATTGAGCAGATTATTCAGAAGGCGGAAGAAGCTGCATTTCCCGGAACAAGCGAAGCTGCATTCCTTGATCTTGTTTCTGTGATCATGGAAAATCATTTAGAAGGGCTGTTCCCATGA